A stretch of DNA from Aliidongia dinghuensis:
AGCCGGTCAACTGGGCAGGACGGCGATCGGCAGCGTCGGCGATGCTGGCGGGCGAGCGAATGCCGATGCCCCCGGAGGATTGAGCCACCGCGTCAATTCGGCGCCGACCAACGCCTTTCTACTAGTTGGTAGGCTTCGTGGTCACGCTGAGGTAAGCTTGTGGATGATCAATGTCGCGGGGTGAGCCGCTCCAAGAGCGGGGCCGTCACGACGCCGAAAATCGTCGGATCGCCGTAAGCCCGCGCGGAAAGCATGGCACCGTGAACCGTCGCCATGAAGGCTTCGGCCTCGGCGCGTGGGGTACTCGTCAGGTGAAGTTGGCCGCGCCGCGCACCGCGCTCCAGCACGGAGGTCAGCCACTCTGATAGAGAGCGGAAATGTGCCCGCACCTCGATGCCGACTTCCTCCGGCAGAACCGGGAGTTGGCTCGCCAACAGCGCGCCAATACAGAAGGGAGCGTTGGCGTCTGCGATGCACGCTTCCCAATATCCAATATAGAACCGAAGCTGTTCGAGCGGATCGGATACCCGAAGTTCGAGATTCGCCATCCCTGCTTTAGCCTCTTCCCGATACTGAGCGACCAGCGTTCGGACCAGATCGACCTTGCTCGGGAAATGGTGATGGATGCTCGCCTTCCGAACCCCGACCACGTCAGCGATGTCGGCATAACTGAAACCGTTATAGCCGCCGGCGACGATCAAGGAACGCGCACAAGCCAGGATGGCGTCAGAGGTAGGCGATAAATTACCCATGCCCCATGCCTACCTTCTAGTAGGGAGATTGTCAAGCACTCGAACGCGCGGGATAATCGGGAAGCAGGCGCGTGGCATTTCGTAGCAATGGCGCAGACGCGGCGAGTCTCCATATTCGCGGTTCAAGAGGTACGGCGCGCTTGGCATTCTCCACGGGTTGCCGGCAATCCAACCGAATTCGCGCGACGTCTATGGTGAAGCGACGAAAGCCTCGCCCATCGCCGGCACGCTGATCGACATCATGAGAGCGCCCCTCCAGATCACCAGGAATACGAATTGGGCAGTCAACCAACTCTGCCAGATCGACCGCCGCTTACGCTCACCCTCGGCTGGTTATGTGCCACTACTTGGCTGGTCGCGCTGATCGTCGGCGCGGTGGCCCCGCGGATCTCCGCCGCAGCGCAGGAGATTCAGGCGTTGCTGCTGCTGTTGTTCATGCTGTTCCACGCCAGCGCCACCTACGGGGTGTGGGGGCTTGGCCTATTCGCTTTAATTGTGGGCCTGGTCTCTTTCGCGATGGAGGCGTCGAGCATCGCCGCCGGCTTCCCGTTCGGCTATTACGTCCATCACCTGCCGGGTCCGAGGGTATTGAGCGTCCCGCTGGGCGTCGTCATCGGCTGGATCGTGCTCGGCTGGTTCGGCTGGACTCTCGCCCGGCTGATCGCGCGCCGCGACCCGGCCGCACCTACCCGCACGGATCGATTCCTGACACCGCTGATCGGCACCTTCTTGCTCGGCGGCTACGATCTGGTGGCCGACCCTGTCGACGCCACGGTGCACGCTCTCTACAGCTACCACTTTCCAAGTGGCCTGTTCGGCGTGCCGCTCGTCAATTTCCTCGGTTGGCTGCTGACCGGCTGGCTGCTGATGCAGCTCTTCGCGCTCGTCGAGCCCCGTCTGCCCGTTCGCCCCGTCGTTGAACGGAAGGGCTATTGGTTGGGGCCCGTGCTCATCTGGTTGGTGATGCCGGTCACCGACATCGCCGAGTTCCTCAGGGCCGGAACCGCGACAGTCGCTGTGGGCGAGCGCAGCTTCCTGGTCTCCGACGTTCTCGAGTCGGCGATCAGTTGCGCCCTTTTCACAACCGTCACCACATCGGCGCTTGGCTTGGTCCGGCTGTTTTCAGCGTCCGAAAGATGAGAAATGCCCCGCCCCACGTGATCAAGCAATGCCCACCGACCAGCCCGCCGCAGGCGCGATCTGAAGAGCAAGGAGACGCCGATCGCCTCGTTCCCAAAGAACCACGGGAACGCCAGCCCTCATGAGCCGCAGGGCATAATGGTCGCTTCTGACCGGTCGGGCCGCCATTGCCCCGCTGTCTCGCGATAAATCGACGGTTATCGGCCGGCAGCTCTGCGGACGCGCTGTTCTTCCAGATACCGCTCCACGGACATACGATGTCCCTCGGTCAGGTGGGCAATGGTCTGCAGGGCCGCGGTCGCGTCGAGCGCCACTGTCAGTTCGCTGCGCTCCGAGAGCCGGAGGAGACGCTTGGCATAGCGCAGAGCCACACCGGAGTTGGCCGCGAGCTCTGCGGCCAGTGCGTTTGCGCGGTTGCGGAGCGCCTCGACAGGGAGCACCTCCGAAACCAGCCCATAGGCGAGCGCGGTATCCGCGTCGATGATCCGGCCGGAGAAAGCCATTTCGGCAGCCCGCGCGTGGCCGATCGCACGGGGCAGGAACCAGGCGCCACCGATGCCGGAAATCAGGCCGAGCCTGACGAATGTCTCGGAAAAGCGCGCCCGCTCGGACGCGATGCGCATGTCGCACATGCACGCCAAGTCCAGGCCCGCGCCCATCGCCGGTCCGTTCACGGCCGCGATGGTGGGCACTTCAAGGCCGTACAGGGTTTTGGCCAGCCTCTGCAGCGAGTGGCGGTACCGCTCTCCGATTTCGTCCGGCGTCCCGGCCATGAAACCTTGCTTGGCCTCCATGTCCTTGATGTTGCCTCCGGCGCAGAACACGGAGCCGGCTCCTGTCAGCACCAGGACCTTGACGTCCGGATCGCGGTTCACCGCGTCGAGCGCGTCGATCATCTCGTCGCACTGCTCGGTTCGGCTTAGCGCATTGCGGGTTTCCGGCTCGTTCATGACGACGGTTACGATCGCTGCGTCTCGCTCGACGAGGACGAAGGGCTCGGTCATTGCTTGTTCCCTGTAAAGATTACGGAATTGGCCTCCAGCCTCTCGATCTCGGATGCCGAAAAGTCGAAGCGAGCCAGGATTTCCCTGGAATGCTGGCCGACGAGCGGCGGTGGGCTGGCGGGCGACGCCGGTCCGCCGAGCGCAAAACCCGGCATGCGGAACGATCCCGCCTTCGGGGCGTCAACTTCGATTTCTATCCCGCTCGCTCGATACTGGTCCGAGCGGGTGAGATCCTCGTAGTCGTCGACGCGCGCGGCGAGGATGTCCGCCTCGACCAGCAGCGACAGCCATTCGTCGGTGCGCCGCCTGCGGAAGATGGGATCGAGCACCGCCCGCAGTTCACGCCGGTTCCGCACGCGCTCGCGGTTGGTCGCGAACCTCGGGTCGGAGGCGAGGTCCGACCGGTCGACGATCCGGCAAAGGCGCTGCCAGCGCGCCTCCTGGTAGGCCGCCACCATGAGCCAGCCGTCGCTGGTCGGCAGCGCCTCGTTCACGGCGGCGTAGGGGGCGGCGCTCCCAGTCGGAACCGGCAATTCGCCGGAGTTCAGATATCCGGCGAGGTTCAGATGCTGGACCATGAGGGTCGCGCTGTAGAGGCTGACGTCGAGATGTTCGCCACGCCCGGTCGCGTCCCGCTGCCGGAGTGCTCCCAAGATC
This window harbors:
- a CDS encoding TetR/AcrR family transcriptional regulator produces the protein MGNLSPTSDAILACARSLIVAGGYNGFSYADIADVVGVRKASIHHHFPSKVDLVRTLVAQYREEAKAGMANLELRVSDPLEQLRFYIGYWEACIADANAPFCIGALLASQLPVLPEEVGIEVRAHFRSLSEWLTSVLERGARRGQLHLTSTPRAEAEAFMATVHGAMLSARAYGDPTIFGVVTAPLLERLTPRH
- a CDS encoding carotenoid biosynthesis protein is translated as MGSQPTLPDRPPLTLTLGWLCATTWLVALIVGAVAPRISAAAQEIQALLLLLFMLFHASATYGVWGLGLFALIVGLVSFAMEASSIAAGFPFGYYVHHLPGPRVLSVPLGVVIGWIVLGWFGWTLARLIARRDPAAPTRTDRFLTPLIGTFLLGGYDLVADPVDATVHALYSYHFPSGLFGVPLVNFLGWLLTGWLLMQLFALVEPRLPVRPVVERKGYWLGPVLIWLVMPVTDIAEFLRAGTATVAVGERSFLVSDVLESAISCALFTTVTTSALGLVRLFSASER
- a CDS encoding enoyl-CoA hydratase-related protein; this translates as MTEPFVLVERDAAIVTVVMNEPETRNALSRTEQCDEMIDALDAVNRDPDVKVLVLTGAGSVFCAGGNIKDMEAKQGFMAGTPDEIGERYRHSLQRLAKTLYGLEVPTIAAVNGPAMGAGLDLACMCDMRIASERARFSETFVRLGLISGIGGAWFLPRAIGHARAAEMAFSGRIIDADTALAYGLVSEVLPVEALRNRANALAAELAANSGVALRYAKRLLRLSERSELTVALDATAALQTIAHLTEGHRMSVERYLEEQRVRRAAGR
- a CDS encoding CaiB/BaiF CoA transferase family protein, whose translation is MLSKALSGLTVLDFGQLIAGPVAAMWLADMGATVIKVEPPGGELARRLGPPWHNDESLTALTSNRNKLGLCIDLKQPEARSVIERLMPNVDVVVENFRPGVAERLGIGHERLRAFRPDLITCSVSAFGQNGAWRDRPGVDGVIQAASGLMSAISSPDGSPGKVPLPFADMMGALFATMAILGALRQRDATGRGEHLDVSLYSATLMVQHLNLAGYLNSGELPVPTGSAAPYAAVNEALPTSDGWLMVAAYQEARWQRLCRIVDRSDLASDPRFATNRERVRNRRELRAVLDPIFRRRRTDEWLSLLVEADILAARVDDYEDLTRSDQYRASGIEIEVDAPKAGSFRMPGFALGGPASPASPPPLVGQHSREILARFDFSASEIERLEANSVIFTGNKQ